Within Metabacillus sp. KUDC1714, the genomic segment TGCCAATCTTCCTGTTCCACCGTTAAAAAATCTACAGAAAAATTATCAGGATTGATAATCAACCCTTTGATTTTTCCGATTTTTTTAACCCCGGAAATACTAATAATGGGTAGATCTAATAATTCATTGCTTTTTTTCATTTCCCCGCACTCCTGTTCCATAAATATGATTATCCTATATCACAAGGAAGTTTATTTGAAATGCTGTGGTTAAAACATTTATTTATAAAGCAGGTATATTTCACTTGCATTTATATACAAAAACTGTATTAAATTAAGTAGACCAATACCCTAATTCACATTTATATACTTATATGTTTTTTAAGTATAGTTGTGACTGAAAAAAAGAGTTTTAAAGAGACTTTTAATGAATGAAGCCTAGATTGAGTTGTGAAATGAAATGTAGATGTTTAGCGAGGATTGAGTATCTAAGCTAACTATTCTACTCGATAACAATGGGAAATTCAGCTATTTTCCAAAAAAAGAAAAACAGCATATTTTCTATATGCTGTTTAAGTGTAGGGGTATTATTTTACCTCAATTTTTCCACTATTTACATCTAAATCTAGATCATGCTGACCTGAACCATGCTTTCCTTCAATCCTATCTTTTTCTTCTTTAGAATCTATAAGTGAAAAATCAGTTGAGATTGCTCCACTACCTATTTTTCCGTTTAACGTAAAATCAGCGTTGGATGGTAAATCAAGTGTTGCAAAACCAGAATTTAGTTTAACTTTAACAGAGTCCGATAATTTGTTCATTTTTAGAGTGAGTTGACCAGATGTAACCTGTGCCTCCACTTCTCCGGAATAATCCTTTACATCCAATTTTCCCGAGCTCATGTTAAAGGAACCTTTCTTTGTAGTGAAGGATTCAATTCCCACATAGCCTGAAGAGCCATCTTGTTCGAAGTATTCTGTATTAATATTGCTTAATTGCACATGGCCTGAGCTCATATTTAATGTAAGGTTTTTTAAATGCATAGGCTCATTTTTTGATTCTCCAGAAAAGGAAAGTTTCCCTGAACCACTATCAATCACCATATCACGATCATAATCTTCTGGAATGTAAATTGTTAAGTTCTTTTTATTAAAAAATGAAAGGAAATTGAACTGATTTTTTGATTCAAACTTGACCTTAATTGCATCACCATTTTCCTGCACTGTCACTTTTCCCTTTCCTTTGTATTCAGCTTTTACGTTGTTTCTTTTTTCAGGAATTATTGTTGTACTCACACTTGATACATCAATTTCAATCAAATCAATTTTTTCTGTTACTTCTATTTGATTATTGCTCTGCCCGAATGATAACCAGGAGGTGTTTGTGACAATGAGTAATAAGAGACCGACAACAAAAAATAGTAATACAAAAAGTTTTTTCAATGAGATACCTTCTTTCTAACACTATATTTTCAATTGGATTTGCTAAAGAATATCGATAAGTTAATATTAAATAATTAAGGAAATACTTACAATGAACTAAGGTTTTATTTGCATCTAAGGCTTGAGGCGTATTGTAGAAAATTGAGAACGATCGCCGAGGCAGACGATAGCGAAATACAAAAAATAAGCTAAATCATATTCCTTAAATATTAAAAAGTAATCTTGACAAAAATTTCAATTTTTAATAAGATTTATTTATTGATCAATAAATAGATAAAAGGATTGATTCTAGTGGCTGTCCGTGAAGATAAGAAGGAACAAATAATTGATAATGCAGTAGGGGTATTTGCTGAAAAGGGATACTACAAAGCAACAACTGCAATGGTGGCAAAGGCTTCTGGAGTAACACAGCCATATGTGTTTCACTTTTTTGCAAACAAGGAAGAATTATTCAAAGCTGTTATTGATCGTGCCTTTAGTCGAATATATGACACATTTGCCGAAGTCAATGGACCAGCTGATCAATTAATCGAAACGATGGGGCGTGCATTTACGCAAATTATCAAAACTCATCGTGATGAAGTTTTGATGGTCATGCAAGCTCATACTATTTCAGATGTCGGCATTCGTGACCATGTACGAAAGTTGTTTCTTACCATTTTTGAATCATTAACCATGAAATTTGAAAGAGCGGGAATTAATCAAGCAAAAGAAACAGCAGCACATTTTATTGGCACGGGATTGCTGATTACTGTTGCAGAGGTCTTAAATTTACCACAATTATGCAATGGAAAAAATGAGGTAGAGTGAAAAAGAAGGAGTAATTAATCTTTCTTTTTTTGTAACATTATTTATTGACTGATAAATAAATAAAACCCAAATTGAAAGAAGGGAAAAATCTTGGCGAATTCTATGAGATCTGGCCGACATGATACGTATGAACCTGTAATTAAGCTATTTGAAGGAGAAAAGTGGCTTGTCGTTACGAGTAGTATTGGTTTTATACTTGCTGCAGGGATTGGAATTTATCTTTTTTTTCAAGATCCAATTATTTTACCTGAAGGTAATGTAAAGGATGCCTTTTCATTTAATGCAGCAATCGGTGTCTTTGTACTATCAATTGCAGCGATTTTACCTTTTGCGCAGTTTAGAGATCGAAGTCGAAAGATGATGCGGTGGCTCTTTATCATAACAGCTTTATATGCCTATACAGTCGAGACGATTCAAAATTTCCGCGGGCTAAATCCACGATTTTCTCGTGATGGATCTGTTTTTGATATAATCGCTGGAATCCTATTTGGCGTTGATTCACTAGTGCTAGTGACACTTGCCTTGTTGCTTACGATTCAGTTTTTTCGACTTAATGCTCCTGTTGAGCGCCCATTGCTTATCTTAGGGATTCGCTATGCCTTACTTTCTGTTTTCATAGCAAATCTTGGGGGTGTATGGATGATTTTGCTTCAAGATCGATTTACAGGTGATGCAGGAAATTTAATTGTATTACATGGAATTGGCTTTCATGCTTTACAAACATTGATTGTGCCTGGATGGTTTTTGGAACGAGCCCAAATAAATGAAAAGTTAAAAAAATCACTCATTCACTATGGTAGTATTGCTTGGATGCTATCAATTATTGTCATAGGTATTCAAACTGGATTAGGCAACACTGTTTTTGAATTTTCAACATTTCCAATCCTTGCGATCATTTTGTTATTTATTTGGCTAGGGACGACGATTTTTGCAGGTTGGCTGTTTCTTAAAAGGGTGAGGAAATCAACTTTCTTAAAACAAGATAGATCTCTTTAGGGAAAGGAGAAGAGTAAATGTTTGAGCTATTGTTTTCACTCGCGAGTATTGGGATAGTGGTTTGGTTGCTGATGATCGTTCTTCCTACATGGAGAGTGACACGTTTTATTGCAGATCTAAAAATATTTCCAATCTATTTATCAATCCTATATATTGTCGGAATTATCACAGTTATTTTTATGAATGGCATCGGTTTTATGCAGTATTTTAGCTCTGCAACTGGAGTTATTCAATTACTGTCAGAACCTAATTTTGCCTTATTGGTATGGATCCATCTTCTTTGCTTCGATCTATTCGTAGGACATTTTATTTATCAAGAAAATTTGGAGTACAGATTTATCCCATTACCACTCCAATCAATAATATTATTTTTGACACTTATGTTTGGGCCTTTGGGATTGTTGACCTATGTTGTGTTAAGAAAGGCAAGAAATCGTGAAGGAAGTTAGGGTTAATTGCTTTACTATTATTTATTAATTCATATTCAAAAGGTAAGTAAGGGTTATTTTCATTTTTATCTAAAAGGACGTGATCCAGTAGGATTAACGTCTTTTTTAAGTGCGCCCAGCATGGGTGCAGTCTATAGGGTGAAAGTCCCGAACTGTGAAGGCAGAAGTAGCAGTATCTTAACGCAAGGGTGTCTGTGGTGACGCAGAATCTGAAGGAAGCGAGCGGCAAACCTCCGGTCTGAGGAACACGAACTTCATATAAGGCTAGATACCATTGGATGAGTTTGCTTAACAAAACAAAGTCCTTTCTGCCGAAGGTGGTATAGAGTAAATGAAGCAGATAGATGGAGTGAAAGACTGTACTCTTACCTGGGGAGGTCTGACTGATAAGCCAAGCACTCTTGGTAACCTATCTAGTGATAGATAGCTGAACAGTCAGAAGTCAGCAGAGGT encodes:
- the liaG gene encoding LiaG family protein → MKKLFVLLFFVVGLLLLIVTNTSWLSFGQSNNQIEVTEKIDLIEIDVSSVSTTIIPEKRNNVKAEYKGKGKVTVQENGDAIKVKFESKNQFNFLSFFNKKNLTIYIPEDYDRDMVIDSGSGKLSFSGESKNEPMHLKNLTLNMSSGHVQLSNINTEYFEQDGSSGYVGIESFTTKKGSFNMSSGKLDVKDYSGEVEAQVTSGQLTLKMNKLSDSVKVKLNSGFATLDLPSNADFTLNGKIGSGAISTDFSLIDSKEEKDRIEGKHGSGQHDLDLDVNSGKIEVK
- a CDS encoding TetR/AcrR family transcriptional regulator, with translation MAVREDKKEQIIDNAVGVFAEKGYYKATTAMVAKASGVTQPYVFHFFANKEELFKAVIDRAFSRIYDTFAEVNGPADQLIETMGRAFTQIIKTHRDEVLMVMQAHTISDVGIRDHVRKLFLTIFESLTMKFERAGINQAKETAAHFIGTGLLITVAEVLNLPQLCNGKNEVE
- a CDS encoding ABA4-like family protein — encoded protein: MFELLFSLASIGIVVWLLMIVLPTWRVTRFIADLKIFPIYLSILYIVGIITVIFMNGIGFMQYFSSATGVIQLLSEPNFALLVWIHLLCFDLFVGHFIYQENLEYRFIPLPLQSIILFLTLMFGPLGLLTYVVLRKARNREGS